The following nucleotide sequence is from Halalkalicoccus tibetensis.
CTGCAGGATCCCCAGGAACTAGCCTTAATTCAGCCTCCCAATCCTCATGGCTGCTAGACCATGTCTCCATTTGATCATACCTATGCTGGGCCTCTGCATCTTCTTCCCAGTGAGTTACCTCCACTGTATTTCCTGAGTTTCCACCTCCACCGCCGATACATCCTGCAAGGGAAGCCGCTCCGAGCGCACCCAGGACTGATCGCCGATACATTTTGTTTTGGTCGTTAATCACTCGCATGCTCCGTCTTATTGCTTGAACTTGATCATAATAAATGTAGTGTTTTCCCCACTCAGCAATCCAGAAATACGTCGTCGCACGCGCGAATCGCACAAGGCGGAGACGCGGACGTGGTTCGCGGTGGAGAGCCCGTCGCAGTTTGGAATCCGGAGGTGGTTCTGAACCGTCACGCCGGTGACGTGGACCGATTCGCAGTTGCGGAACGCGAGCGTCCAAGCTGGCGCGTCCCGAACCGTGACGTCCCGAACGGACACATTCGCGCAGTCGTCGAACAGCATCACTGGACCAGGCCAGAACAGCGGCTTGGCCACCGGCCATGTCTCTGTCCCCTCCTCAAGGTTGAGGAATGCGTCGCTCTGTTACGGCTGGGGTTCGCCCTCACTTACGAGTGGGTTCGCGGACGATTGTCCGGAGTGACTGCGGATCGGTTTATCCATCTTCATCATGTCCGTGCCGCGCCCGACGATCATTCCCTCTCCCCTGATGGTGACGTTCCGACCGCCGTTGACGAAAAATAGGGGATACTCGCCGTCGAGGCCAACGTATTCTGGGGGGCAGTCATAGTCAGACGCTGTGAGACCTGCCCGAATCGTCGCGCCACCCGCGAGCGAGAGCGTCGCTTGAGAAGCACTCAAACAAATCGTTTGAGCGGTTCTCTGAGTCACCAACAATGTGCTTCATAAGAGCGATTTTCAATATCTGGAATTTGGAACCAGCGCAAACCGCCGGACGATTACTCTTCTACGACTGGGTTCGTGAGCGTCCCGATTCCCTCGATCTCAGCCTCGCAGGTCTGGCCCGGCTCAAGGAGGTCGACAGGATCGCGGAAGACACCTACGCCACCTGGTGTCCCGGTTGAAATAACGTCACCAGATTCAAGCGTCATGTTCGCACTGATGTATGCCACCAGTTCCGGAACGTCGAAGATGAACTGACGCGTGTTTGAGGACTGTTTCGTTTCTCCGTCAACGCGCAATTCCACCTCGACGGCGTTGGGATCGAAGTCCTCGCCTGCGACGAGTGTTGGGCCCATCGGTGAGAACGTATCGTAACTCTTGCCCCTGAAAAACTGGCCATCGGAGAATTGAGCGTCCCTCCCACTCACATCATTAAGTACCGTGTAGCCAGCAATGTAATCATAGACCTCGTCCTCGTCGAGGTCCTTAGCAGTGCGACCGATGATGGCAGCGAGTTCTACTTCGTAGTCAACCTGTTCGCCACTGGGATGGACAATTGGACTGTTCGGATTTGTGACCGTAGTCGGGGCCTTCGAGAATAAGAGCGGAACATCAGGAAACTCCTCGTCCTGTTCCTCAGCATGGTCGCGGTAGTTAAGCCCGGCACAGACGATCTTCGGTGGACGGGGAACTGGTGCAAGTAGATTCACCTCAGCCGGATCGACTACTGAGAGGGTTTCATTTCGAACTGCGTTTTCCAACTGGCTAAGATACTGCCGATTGGTCAGATCTTGATACGATGGTTCGCCGGCTGGGAGATCAGCGAGCGCGTGGATTCCTGCATTGGTTTGGACACCCCACGTGGGGCCGGCACCACCGTTGTATCGAACAAACTGCATCACTCAATCGATATGGACCTAATGACTTAAATATTGGTTATGAGGATCGGAACGCTGATCGAGGATGACTCTCGCAATACCCAATAGGGAGAACTGCTAGGTACTGCAGGCCTCAGAGATATTGGACTATATTTATCAGAGAACCTGTCCACTGGTAGAATATGGATGTGAATCCATCGCGAAGTTCACTTGTAGTCTCAGATGAACAATCGTTGAGGCATGTGAGGAGACTCCAATTCCCGAATTAGGCCTCATTGAGCAAGTATTGGAAACAGACCCAATCCCGCGTGAGGAAATTTCAGACTATGCAGCAAAGGCGTTCAGGTCACTCCCTCTCGGTGATATTCCAGATGATGGTGAGATAGCACTTGGTGTTGGGAGCCGTGGAATAGCTAACCTCAGCAGTATCGTCGCCGGCGTCGTTACGGAAGCACAGGGGCAGGGTTCAAGCCGTTTGTATTCCCAGCAATGGGAAGTCACGGAGGGGCCCCTACCGAGGGTCAACGCGAAATGCTGGCTGACCTCGGCGCCGATGAGTCAACTGTCGGCTGTGAAATTCGTTCAAGCATGGAGGTTACCGAAATTGGCCGGACCACAGAACGTGCTATACCGGTTGTCGCTGACGTAAATGTTGTTGCAGCCGATGCTATTGTCCCAATAAACCGAATTAAACCTCACACCAATTTCGATGGTACAGTCGAAAGTGGCCTCTCGAAAATGCTCGTTATCGGTATAGGCAAGCAACGCGGTGCGAAGATCGCTCACGACTGGGCAGTCGACTACTTGATGTCGTCATCCTCGATCATCAGGGCAAAGACATCAGTGGCCAAGGAATGGATACAAACGTTATTGGTCGACGAACATTCGCGATTCAAGAACCGGAGCCTGACCTACCAGACATAAATCGGATCTACACGCGTGGGTGACAACTCACGGAAACGCAATGGGTATGGGATCAGCTGATTTCATCCATGCGAATCTTCTCAAAGAGATCGATATACCAACGACACTCATCAACGCACTAACGGCAATGAAGAAGCTACGGGATCGCGACGATCTCCGCGTTGTTGAAGAACCTACCCAGATCAACTTTGAGTCGGGTGACTTCACTACCTCCCCCCCTCCAGACGAAACAGCTACGCACGATAATTCAGAGCAGACAGGGTGCAGTCCAAGTAGCGACTGAGAAGAGGGCCGACATCGATTCGACCGTTATCACGTTAGCCTGATGAAGAGACGCAATACCGAGGATCGCATCCAGCGTTAGATATCTAGCTCATCGATAACGATACGTCGTTGTTCATCCGAAGATTGGTAGCTCGCTTCCGTGAGCTGGACGCCCCGTGCTCCTTTAGTGAAGTCCCATGGAAACGGTTCATCCGCGACGACATAGCGGATGAACTTTGCCCACTGCGTTTTAAATGCGTTCTCGAACTCTCGATTATTTGGCACCCGGACCCAATCCTCGTAGTAATCGTGTTCTTTTGGCGTATCAGGGTTCCACTCCGGCTTGGGGGTATTGGCATGGTGCTGAGTCTTACAATCGCGTAATCCAGCCACTGCGCTACCGTTCGTCCCGTCGACCTTAATCTCAAGGAGGTCGTCGCGATTGACCCGCACCGTCCACGAGGAGTTGAGTTGTGCGACAACATCGTCTTCCAGTTCCATGATGGCGTAGGCGGCATCGTCGGCTGTCGCCTCGTATTCCTCGCCGTTTTCATCAACGCGGTATGGGATGTGAGTTTTTCCGAGACAGCGCACCGCCTCAATACGGCCGAAGAGATCCTCAAGGACGTAACTCCAGTGAGAGAACATATCGTCGATGATTCCTCCACCGTCCTCTTTGCGGTAGTTCCATGAGGGACGCTGTGCTGACTGGCCGTGTCCTGTGAATACCCAATATCCGAACTCAATCTGAACCGAGAGGATATCTCCGAAGAAGTTCTGATCGATCAACCGCTGGAGTTTCATCAGCCCTGGGAGCCAGAGTTTGTCTTGAACAATGCCGTGTTTAACGCCACTGTGTTTCGCTTCGCGGGCGACGTTCAGCGCGGTATCGAGATCGCCAGCCAGCGGCTTCTCACAATAGACATTCTTACCGGCCTCGATAGCTTTCAGGAGTGCCTCCGGTCGCCGCGGTGTGACCTGTGAATCAAAGTAAATCTCGTCATCCCCTTCGAGACACGTCTCTAACTCAGGGTCGGTGGTCCACCGCTCGATTCCGTGTTCCTCGCTCAATGCACGCAGTTTCCGCTCGTTTCGGCCGACCAACAGTGGGTCGGGTATGACCCGTTCTTCGTTGGGCAATTTGACGCCACCCTCCTCGCGTAGCGCCACGATGGATCGAATGAGATGTTGGTTCGTTCCCATCCGGCCGGTCACGCCATTCATAATTATGCCAATCTCTTGCATGGATAGATGTGTCGTTCTTCTCTGTTCCTCGAAACAACAATAACGTTTCGATTCTCTGGACAAAGAACAGCGAGTTTAGTCCGTTGCGAACTTGTTAGATGGGAAATATCTATATCGATAATTTCTTATAGTGTCTTGGAGCAATCGATGATATGGCTACGAAAGTAGGCTATATCGGTGTCGATCACCATCACCGTGACCCATACTTCGCCATCGCAAGCGAACTCGACCTCACTATTACAGCAGTCTGTGAGCCTGGACGACGAGTAGACCTCGCTAATCTCACCGCGATGGATGAGCGCCCGGACGAGATAACGACGGAAAATGAACAGGTAGCGGAGCTCGTCGCGGATGCATCCGTATACGAGGATCCCCATCAGCTAATTAAGGAAGGTGACGTCGATGTCGTCTGGATCACGTACCGCAATGATGAAACGCCTTCAATAGTCGAGACAGCCGTCGAAAACAGCGTTCACGTTATTAGTGAAAAGCCAATCGGGCGCACGGCCGAGGATCTCGAGTCAGT
It contains:
- a CDS encoding glycosyl hydrolase family 28 protein, giving the protein MLFDDCANVSVRDVTVRDAPAWTLAFRNCESVHVTGVTVQNHLRIPNCDGLSTANHVRVSALCDSRVRRRISGLLSGENTTFIMIKFKQ
- a CDS encoding fumarylacetoacetate hydrolase family protein translates to MQFVRYNGGAGPTWGVQTNAGIHALADLPAGEPSYQDLTNRQYLSQLENAVRNETLSVVDPAEVNLLAPVPRPPKIVCAGLNYRDHAEEQDEEFPDVPLLFSKAPTTVTNPNSPIVHPSGEQVDYEVELAAIIGRTAKDLDEDEVYDYIAGYTVLNDVSGRDAQFSDGQFFRGKSYDTFSPMGPTLVAGEDFDPNAVEVELRVDGETKQSSNTRQFIFDVPELVAYISANMTLESGDVISTGTPGGVGVFRDPVDLLEPGQTCEAEIEGIGTLTNPVVEE
- a CDS encoding Gfo/Idh/MocA family oxidoreductase, whose translation is MQEIGIIMNGVTGRMGTNQHLIRSIVALREEGGVKLPNEERVIPDPLLVGRNERKLRALSEEHGIERWTTDPELETCLEGDDEIYFDSQVTPRRPEALLKAIEAGKNVYCEKPLAGDLDTALNVAREAKHSGVKHGIVQDKLWLPGLMKLQRLIDQNFFGDILSVQIEFGYWVFTGHGQSAQRPSWNYRKEDGGGIIDDMFSHWSYVLEDLFGRIEAVRCLGKTHIPYRVDENGEEYEATADDAAYAIMELEDDVVAQLNSSWTVRVNRDDLLEIKVDGTNGSAVAGLRDCKTQHHANTPKPEWNPDTPKEHDYYEDWVRVPNNREFENAFKTQWAKFIRYVVADEPFPWDFTKGARGVQLTEASYQSSDEQRRIVIDELDI